TGGGGCAACCTACAGCTGTGATCAGAAAGCCCTATGACGGCAAAGTCATTTCTGTATGAACAACTGTCCTGGAACATGAAAGGCACTTTGATTCTCCAGCTGTGTGTCTCCAGTACAATCCAGAAGCTACTGAAGCCAAAGCAGTGCTGCATGCTGAATGCTGTCTCGCTAATTAACCTGCTCTGAGTTATCTCTCTCAAAATATTTCTGCAAGTCATATATACATTATTCAGTCATTTAAATCACTGTGTGTAGTGGAGGCAATGATGTTGGCGTTAAGGTCAACTCTGATTAACACTTAGGTCAATGTGCTGTTGGCAGATAATACctttgttatatttgtttaaCTGTGTGAGGTTTCCAGGCCAGCTGCGCTCAGTACACAGGTTGGTAGAACACACTGTGCTGAGGAAAATTATATTTGCGCTAACATGCATTATGCAATCAAGTAATTCActgtaatgaatgaatgtaggGCTTATGCATGATTTCATGGTATAACCTTTCATCACTTCTATATCTCTGCATATCACTGTGGTGATGgtgtaataaaataatttttaaaactgTCTGTCTGATTCCGTTTTCTCCCGTTTTTCTAAATATTTGTTGCCATTGGTAACAGGGCTAATGATTCTCACCCAAAAGCATACTTCCCTTTGATGAAATATTCATTAAAATGCACTGAAATGCGTGAAAGTATAAAGATTTACTTTGTTGACCTACATTGACTCCGCATTTGCATATTCAGCAGGATGGCACATTATCATATGCGCTCCATCTATGCCCATGTATGGACTGCATTCATTCCTTCCCATGGTAAAAAAGGTCTGTGGCTGTCACCGAGCATCATGTGGCAGCTTCCTATTGGGCTGGCATGCTGGCGTGGTATTATGCCGCAGGGCCAGTTGAGACATAATGTGAGCTTATCAGGTTGCCACACGGGTCAGTGGCAGCGTGTGAGTCACAGAAGGCCTACTCATCCTTGAGCTGTAGCACTTCCTTCCTCTTGTCTCTGACAGTGGAAGAGGTGGTGTGGGATTGTACAGTCGAGCCTGAGAACTGAAAATGGTGAGAACTGCCCTACTGGATTTTTCTTTACAGGCTTTTATAGATTATAACGGGTGGTCATAGAAGTCAAATAACAAGGACGAATAAACTGGAAATGTTTTACTGTTGAcgcaactttttaaaaatggaggTAATGAATCATATTAAATGTGGAATCAACATAATTCCTCATAAATGAAACCACATTTATAAGTCAAACCATTTTACTAGAGTTAGGAAAACTAAACTGGAGTAGGTCATTGCCTTAAAAAAATAGGCAACACAGAACCGCACATTGTCGTGTTTTTACATTACGCAGTGTAAGTTCTGTCTGCTCACCAGGCAGAGGTCAAGTATCCTGTCAGCtcaaaaacatctgtatttCTCAAGGAAACTTAAGAAAGCAAAAGTCCCCCCTGCCAAAGTCCTGTCAACTTACAGAGGAGACATAGAAAGCATCCCGACTCACAACATTACAAAGTGTCATGGAATGTGCCCGTCCCAGGATAGGAGGGCTATGCAGCCGGTGACTAAAACCACCCAGAATATCATTGGTACCTATCTACTGAGTATCAGTGATATCAGTGAGGTGCCTGTGCAGATGCCAAAGGATATTAAAAGACAATACCCACAGCCTGTTCACCCTGCTGCCGTCTGGCAAGCGATATAGAAGTGTCCACTGTCGTACCACCAGACCACAGAGCAGCATTTCCTCAAGCTTTAACACTCTTTAACTCATCCTCAGAACTCTACCATACagatatttttgcattttgttgtgcagaatgaaaatacatgaaCCTTGAACCTAACTGAGGATTGTAAAtagtcagctttttttttaaccagttgTTTAATTGCTGTCCTTCAATCTAAAAAAATACCTTCATACTGCACATACTATCACCCATGGTCTAATCACAATCACTCTTGGTAGCTTGGTAACaatacaggaacacacacacacacacacacacagtaccatgatgttaaaaatgcataccTCTTTGTAACACCTGCGAGATATTAATGAACAGCGACAGTGCGTAAGTGGAAAGAGGACAGTCCTGTTCACTGCGCATGTAGGGGACATCTGTCTTAGATTATGTAAGCAAATATTGCTGTGCTACACTCTGCAGGGGAGCATGACACACAGAGGTAAAATACAGAAACCTGCCTCTGTGTGATTATTATTACTGGAAGCTGTTTGGTGCAGGATCTATTATCGAAGACAAATACTGCCGAGAGCTTATAAATAATAGGATTCACTGCAGTCACCATGAATCCATAAGTGTATACTTAAATTAAAGGTACaaagtaaaatgaaacatgCAAGTTGTTTATTTCAATGCCTTGAACAAGTCTAGAGCTTTTATGGGatttaatatgtttaatatATTTGGTTAGCTGGCATTACTGTGGCATTGAACCTAAATATATATGGTATATCCTGCAGTGGATTATGGTCACAGTTTGGGCTCGCTCATCACAGAATACTGTCATCTGCCTTGTTATGTAATAATCGTGATGTAATGTCcatgacaaataaaatgaaatttctAGTCACTGAGAGCTGATTGAAGCTGAACTAAATTGAATTATAACCTCTTCATTTATGGTCTGTGATTGGTTGGCTATTACTAATGTGAAAGTGTTCCATCTATAAAGCATTCACCATGGTTACCATTGTCAACTGGCAGAATGACCAGTTATGTAACATGATGTAACTCAATGAACTACTAAAGTATGCTGAATGACAGTGCAGGTAGAGACAAGTAATGGGGCACAGTGTTCGAGCAACAcgcatttattattttcatattcCATGGAATATAAAAAGTACAggctagtttaaaaaaaacacactgcagtcacacacatacacacacacacacacacacacacacacacacacacacacacacactgaaatggtcacaaatataaaaaatatcagAATGTACTAAGTCCttcatttgtttatcagttcAGTCCAGTTGTAAAGTGCATAGTACTAGAAACCAGTCTCCCAGTTTAGCTGTACAAATTGTAAACAGGATATTGACACAATCCCATGAAGATAGTATAGTAGATTGTTTAAACTCTGTATGCTGTGCTGTATTTATTAGATTTCCATAATCAGCATAGATCAGAGTAAGAACAGCTCAGTGCTCTTGGGAAAAAGCATACATTTGGTCTTTTTGGAGTTTAGAACAAGTTTGAAATCTGGTCAGACTGTAACCTGGAGAAGGTCTGGTTTGTACTGTAGCCCTGAAACCTCAGCACACTGCAAAttcagaaaacacatgcaaacagacacaagaaaatgaagaaacatcTTCACTAATCTGATGACACACATGCAGCATTAGAGAAAGCAGTGCAAGAAGCTCACAACACAACAGAAATGGCTTACAGCCAATAAAACAGGATGCACACAGCTGGGATACACTCGTTGCTGCCATGGTTTGTGGCTAATGAAGTTATTAAAATTGACTCTCTGTCATGTGATCCCATGAATCAGATAATATGGAATTTAATAATAAGGAAAAGGCTAATGTTAGGTTGAAAGCAGATATCTGCAATAATATCTAAATCATATCATCACAATGTTGAAAtaagcacaaaaaaaacccttaattTAGGCCATATTCCAGCACCACTGATGGATAGCTGACTTCATTAATTTATGATCCGCAAATGAGCACTGCATGTCCTAGCCGTGTGCATCACTTTTCCCTTGGCAACAGTTTCTGTTATGAAGCTTCTCCCAGCACATTTTCTCAATGCTGTGAACATGTAGTCAACTTgaagtttttgtgtttctttatttgCTTGTGTGGTGTCTATTTGCATGCATTCTCTTAACTTGCTGTACGTTAAGCTCTGAGGCACACCGCAGGTTTGTGCTAGAGCTGATGGCACATAAAACATTATCATCAGCATGAAAAATGGTCATATATTATTGGtcatataaatataatttatgtaTAAATAGTAGAAGGCCTATTATTGATCCCTGTGGGACACTTTTATCAGCCATCTGGAGACATGTTTTAAAACCAACAGTTTGTACTCTACCAGATAGTTCTGATTTGAATCAGCGGTAAACAGAATAATCAAAAATAACGTAAAGCAGCTTATTTAACGGAATATTACAATCAGCACTATTAAAAAGCCTTGAACAGATCCTAAAATAGTGCAGCACAATGCcgcagtgtgtttttgtatgcttTGTcattcacagaataaaaaattTATGTAGCAGAAAGAATAACTTCCTCACACGATACTTTGCGGATCCTCTTTGGGCCTGAAGAGCAGCGGGCACCAGAAATGTGCCTGGAAAGAGAAGACAAATCAGCCTTATGCATTCTACACAGAGATTTACCAACTTAACTTTGTGATAAACAGTAATGCATACCTTAAAATAGAGTGATgtggagctgcagttgtttttctccttcctcttttttaatctcttcCTCAGAATTTTGGCGTGCAGGTATTGCACTCTCTGCTCCGCAGCGGTGGAGAAGAACTGCTCACAGACCATCAGCCTGAGCTGGGCCACTTTGGCAGCCATCAGAGCCATAATGAGCAGTGTGAGCAGGATGGCAGCCAAAGGCACGACAGAGTTATAGAGCAGCAGCTTGGGTTTAGGAAGACATTGCTTCTCAAATAGGGTCACAGAGtaggaaaagtctttttgatGGGTTTCCTCACCAAATGGTATACCTATCAAAGTTGCAATCCCCTGAGAAGAAACATAAATGAATATTCAGTGGCTGTTTGACTGGAACAAATActgtaacattaaaaacacatctttcaCAAACATGCTTACTTTGATGCTCATTAACAGCGGCACGTGGAATGGTTCCAGCTCTGATAGCTTTGTTGTTACAGTATCAACAAAGCAGTACAATAAGGCATCCACAGTTATAAATATGACCCAAGATACAAAATGGGAGACAACTGGAACACCAAATTTCAGCATAGTTCTCCCCTCTCTGGTGGTGGGACGGGCGGAGGGGACAGCAGTGTACAGCTTTTCTTCCTCCGGTGTGAGTGGGAGGATGTGGGGCTTTCCTTCCGCCTTCTGCTTCTCGTCAAAGCGAACAAATCTGCTGCTCACAAACCTATTTTGGTATTTCATGTCATTgcagtatttttttatgtacagtGCTATAAACATCATGAGCACGAGGAAGCTGATGGCAGGAAACATCTTATCGGTCACAGAGGAGACTGTATTCATAAGGTACTGCATATACTTCACAGTCTCgttcagctgctgctctgcttcaATGAGTTTCCCCTTCAGTTTTTCTGATTCCAGTCTGGGTGAAACCTTGAGTTTGGAGTCAAGGTTCACCACCCCCAAATCTGTAACCCCCTTGAGCATGTTCCCCAGCCACTTCAACAACTTGACGTAGTTACTGAACGGAGCGATGATGGCTGCTTTCTTGGCCTTCAGATTGCAAATCATACTCCCGACCAGGCCTGTGAGGTTCTCCAAGGTGTTGCGGATATTTCTAAGAACTACTAAACTGGTCCCAGCGGTGAGGAGCAGGTTCCGACTCTTCTTCATGAAAATTGAGATCACAAATAGTGTCCCTAAGCACCTTACTCTTTTTGATAGGAAGAGGGCAACTGTGAGTAGTGTCCCAAAGCAGGCAGCAATCCCTCCAGCCACGGCTAGCTCATAGTTCAGGGTGAAGAAGAGGTACAGGAGGAGCAGGGAGCTCAGCAGGAGGCTAGAGAAGCTACaggtgaagaggaggatgagagtTCTTTGAAAGCCATCCCTTTTTCCAGTTGTGAAAACATCCACAGCCACATAACCGATATCCTCGAGGCTCTGTCTTATTGCAATCCATGAGAGCAGCATTCTGGAACAATAAAATGACAAAGCAGTATACAAACTTGGTGTGTGGAGCTTGACATCTATTCTTACGCATGCAGTTTGCATTCCTCTTAAATACAGCTAAAACAGGAACTCTTCTGTCCCCTCAAACCTCAGTCATCTGTCATCTCTCAGTCATCCCTATTTTTTAACCAAAAGCAGAAGCAAACATGGACTGATACATGGCCTGAttctgacagtgtgtgagaaCTTCTGTCTTGTATTGAGGATTGTAAGCCTGTATGCCACTAATGTATGAATTAATTCAGATTACTGTTGCATACACCTTAAGACATACAGTAAACTTGATAAAAAGCTCTTACAAAACCTTTTTTAAGTGACAGTAGAGAAGACACCTCTTCACAGCAGTACATAAATAGGATTTCCGAGAACAAATTGGTAACACTTTACGgttttacaataaggtacacgaAAAAGGAGCAGTTACtaaggaactaatgaggaaggAATGAGTTACTTACCATTAGTTAATGATCAGTTCTTGAGTTACTCTCAATCAAATGTCATACAGTAGCTAATCCTTAGTTAATAATTAGTTAATTGATAATGACTGAGGGAACTACTTGTTTTTTGTGTACCTTactgtaaagtgttacccaaaaTTCTAATTCAGTGaagaacactttagtcaaagaaaacttttcttttctggGCCCCCTCTACCGTTCctcaggcctacgcagaaagcctcttccacaagTCTACATGGAAAGCGATAAGGCAGAGAcaacacacctgtctgcccttccatgtgcaaatgaggaaagcctgaagCAGAgaggcaaacctccctgcccctcCATGCGCCGACATGGAAAGCCgcaaagaccccctgggaacagagcagagccagcatcaatgacaaacagagatgacattgggtgcggttacatgatggcttctcattcagaatgaaataaatctgaatgacatcatttggaattaaagtctttccaggtagtttacatgggaaatattcattccgaatgagggtttacacaggagatcagtttaatcgcctttttaatcgcctgtattcgggtccgcgcaaggtttggggcagggaaggtttctgattggatagggggtggGGCGGATGTTATGTGTTTAcatttaccggaagaaaacactgtagtcctcgttcggataacaagatgcttgatgacgccgttcttagtgcctttttcgggcttgttttgcttatattatattcatgcgcagaaagactggaatgaactttaagaggaatgagtgtatacaagtgcgagaaattctttcattcggaattagaaacagaatattccagccccttacatcggattaaattttcaatcgcattggccagtttcattctgaattaggtgtttacaagatcacttttaataggaatgaactttcattctgaatgaaaagggaattaaactgtccatgtaaacgtactcattgataagtcagaaacagcatgaaaaggaggaagtGGGGTGGAGGctggttgcaaagcggcttgcagaggaagcagcaacagtaggcaggccaaagcagtttaaatagggcaccctgaatgagattcgccaattggttgcatagaaaggaatcatgtcatctatcagctgactcccttccgtcattcagctgctccatcagttgattgactgtttgagatcagctgatgtagcttggatgtgagctgagcttgacattgtttcctgcctgaactaacgctgtgTTTAATTTTTCAGGAGCTTTGTAATTTGCCACAATTGCAACACTCACCTAATCTACTATATGTCAAACACTAAGAGGTGcttgtttttagccatgctgCTAACTGCATGGCTTTAAGGATGGAAATGACTTATAATTACTTTGGTTTTGCCCTGAAtgagcaccatcatcaggtcaacattttaatgtgtttagttCTTTGGTTTGTagtgacattcccatcagcagTGGCTGTTCCTTGTGTGAAGTGCTATTTGGCGCATATAGGCATGCCAACACACGAAGCCACCATATGTAAATTGTAAATTATACACCTGCTTAACATCAGTATGGTAGCATtgtgatgttagcatgctaatattagcatttagctcaaagcaccactgtgtgTCCCACAGAGTCACAAGCCTGACTGGAGAGTCTTTGACCACGGTTGTCATACAGAAGTAattaaaaagttaattaaaaagtcaatttaaaaacaaacaaacatgtctttACTCACAAAAGTGAATCCTTTGCATATTTGGCCGACTAGCAGACCTCTCTGTTCCATTCATTCCTGGGTTTGGCCTTAATGGTCATATCAGGTTATGAGCTAACAAGCTTAGCCAGCTGGCAACAGTACATGCTTGTATTGTTTGAATGTGGAAGGTGAAAGGAAGCTCAGCTAGTCTGTCTTTGAACCAAGTTACTCTGCCTTTGAAACAAGAAAGGTAGGTCTACACTGAATGCTATCATGATCAATTCTTATCTTACTTATTGCTGGCTTTTTCAGAAGATGTAATATTAATGTTACACAACAATCAGCCAAGCTGACTGCATTCattaaatattttctgttgGATAAATGGAGCTATCAAACTCCCCCACCTGAGATAAATTCATGAAGATAACTATCATAATTTGAACATGCTAGGCTACAGTTGGTTGCATAGTGTCTAAAGAATATGACCCTGATGATTCTTTAGGGTCTACAGATTTACAACATACATCTGGTATAACATGGAGCAATTGAGTAGATGTGGAAATTTCCCTGGTGTGGGAGACAAAAGATTACATTATGGGAATTGCAGGATTCAGGGTTTTTAGAGCTTGACCTATAAAGACAGTTAGGATTTTTCAATCTCTGCTATATTGATATTGACTATTATTTTATAGCTGCGACCAGGATAGTTTAGTGAGGATACTTTGACAGGGAGCCTGGGATCAAACCACAGATTTTccaatacagtacagtacatacatACTTTTTCTGCAGTTTCTGTATGAAGCatgttgtgtatgtatgtgttaaTCTTATCACCCAACACGTAGCATCAGTGTAatatcaattttttattttttaatttgaaaaataacttACATAAATCTCTGTACTCAACCATACTTAACCAAGACATAGCCTTGGCATTAACACATTGcaccaaaaagagaaaattaaaaggcATTCAAAAGGATAAATAACATATGTCTTTGTCATCATGTGAGGCATTTTTCCTGTTCCAAAAGAGTCTATCAATCTATTCATGGTAGCTTGTTTATTCAAATTCTGACATCTAAAGGTATGTACaatgaaaatcaaaatgaaaatatatactGTGGCTTGTTAAAGCGACAAGGTTTTCTTGGACATTAAAACGCGTTATCGTCATATGGAAAAGGAATAATGCCTCAGTTCAATTTCATTCAGACATACTGCAACTATAAGATTCATATACTTCCCAGACATGAGAAGTATTTATAATtactaaaaatagaaaataaaaaataaactggtCTTggcttttaaataaaactaacaaaaatatagtaaattaatttcattttcattaaaacaagaaaaaaacattttctgtggcAATATCCCTTATTTGAACTTTTGATTAGCTCATCTTCACAAACAGTGCCTGTAAAATTGAACCACAGCAACATACATCTCTTGCATGTTTGCTGCCTCTTGATTAGGTATAGACCTCTTGCTGTACCAATACAGATTATTTTTGCATGTTCGTCAACaatactgaaataaaatacactTGCAATCACAACTGTTTCGTCAACCtccattaaatataaaatattttccttgtcacttttttttcctcaaaaacCTGAAAGAAAATATGACCTTGGGGGTGGAATGTTTTTTGATAAAACTTCAATAAGTGGCCCCAGAAGACCAAGAACTAATTTGTTGTAGAGTTCAATTTAAGGTGAGGGAGAAAAGTAATGAAGTTGACATGCACTGTACAAGAAACTGCAAAAATTCCAAATATCATCTTTATCAAAACATGCTGAGTTACTGTAAGGTGTGCCCAAGCCATGTTGCAGAAAATCCTTTTCAACATGCTTGTTAAACAAATCaaatccaaaataaaatacatactgAAACAATACAGAACTGTAAATGAACCAACAGTCCTAAAATCTGGACAATATCAGGGGACTGAACGATGGTAGCAATGAATAGTACAATGAGAAGTACCCTGGGacaaggaagaaaaagagaaacatgtacaatttgcacataatgtttaTCTTTATAAGGCGTGAGCCttttacaatgaaataaatcatttacatttattttcattatcactTTTTGTCACATAAACATTTTCTGTTAAATAGCTCCAAAAGTTTCCTTTAAGTTTCCCTTATCTGCATGTCTGCAAAACACAGACTCATGAATGGTCTAAAGAATGATaaacaatgtcttttttttttttaatcacgaTGTTGCATTCACTCCCCTTGAAAACCATGCACTAGTGAAatttatctttaaaaataatataaattgttgaaaatggctgatctgttttatttatttttcttcatctttttttgcAAGTTGCAGCctcaagaaaataattttctttttctttttttaattcagctAAATTTGTGTCCATGCAAATGaactaaaaaggaaaaaaaatatttttttctcatttaattTTCATACAATATATCAACAGAGAAAGAATGATGGTAGattgtacatttttttcatggggTTTGGATCGTTACTCTTTATTCTGGAGTGTTGATGGTAGCCACTTCAATATTGCCTCTGATTAACTTTGAAGTCTTTCTTGTGATTTAGCGGTACGGTTTGATTCAGTACATAAACCTAGAGTATGCGGGACATTTCTTTTGGGGTTTGGGGGAGTGTGGATACAAGCTGGGACACACCTCACCCAAAGCGATGGTCTCCAAAACTCCATCTACACAGCTAGGTCTGTTGGCGTGGCGTGACCAAGCATTTGGTTAGAAACACTGTCACCCCCTTCAGATACAAGTACActgacattaaaagaaaaaaaaagaaaaaaacaaatgaaaacaaaaaaaaagaaaagaaagcaaaaacatttatttttcattcgaAAAGGGCTCCTGTAGAACTCATTTAGCGGTTCCCAGTACTGACCCCCATGGCTTCGAATTGGGTGAAAACCTGGAACTGACGGATTCCTCGTGCTAAGGAGTTCATTCCAGCTTCctccaaacaacaacaacaacacccgGCAATCCCGGCCGCCAGGCGCTTGCAACACGCTTCGCCACGTGCACAATGTGCGCGACGTTTTTGCTCAAAACACAGGATCACGTTTTTTGCACCCCTAGAAACAGGCTCAGAAGACACAACATCAAGCATGCAGTGTAACCGGGGGGCGTGACCTGTAATCGCAACACTGGCTGCTACAACAACGCTATCAGTCCACACGCTGCTATGATCGAGAGAAACTGTCCAGTGAGGATTGGGAAGCTCTTCTTGTCAGTGGGGCCAGAGTAGGGTCCACCAATGAGGAAGGAGGAAAGAGCTTAAACCAGCCAATCACCATGTTGGACAGGTCCAGCTCGTCTAACAGTATCTGAACTGCTCCCATGAATGATTTATGGTCCATACGTCCATAGTCGCCCCAAACGATGACCTGCggagaagaacacagaaaaagaaatgactCAAAAGGATGAAACAAGTTTAAACAGTGAAAAGTTAAGTTTCAGTGAGGCTGATTCAGAGTTTCTACTCTCATTCCTGTGAGACCTTTCTTACCTGTAAAACCTTCCCTCCTGGACTCTCTTCAAACGGCAGTTGCTGCTGGTAAAGAGGATCCAAGGTTTTTCTTGctacttttgttttctttttggctATGCAGACTCCGTTTTCCAAAAGGTAGACCTTTACATATGGTGCTGAGAAGataggagaggaggaaagaggagagtcAAGAAAATGTTACAACATGCATGACCTCTTAGTCTACTCCCACAGCCCTGAAGAAACATGCTATTTCATTCATTATATAACAACATTTACACTGGATTTCTGAGATAAGTGCTTAATTGGCTGTGACAATGACAGTGTGAGAGCTTAAATTACCTGGCAGTGCCTTGGAACCTGGTTTTCCCACAAGGCCACGGGCTCTGATGACCTCCACCTCCAGTGCTCCTTTCTTTTCCACCATACCAATCTGGATGTcacctgaataaaaaaaaaaaacacataactttTAGCACACTACTGCATGCCTTACAAgattattaaaggaatacttctcCCCACTGTATGTCATTTACTGGCCCCTTGTTTCGCTGAATTCGAGCTGCTGGTCGACCACTGCCTCaaagtttgtgtcattgtgtggatttggtgttttaaagagttagttcagattcactcAAGTCACGcaataaaacaaattattgATTGAGACAGTAGCAgaacagcagctcccatgttcagcgaagtaaaattacttttttttaagggaggctggctttgaagagagcatataAGCTtaactttcagttcagttccctgtcgtAAAGGGCTgtttgtttgggaagtactcagcatacgactggataaatgagacttggattatactgcacaagctgtgtgaaagtttgtgGCTAGAAGTCTTGATATAGTTTGGCTATTGTTCAATGCAGACCCCTGTGACTTcatcaaagattttttttcatttttggattctttgttctttgttcatgtgagaaaagtgttttcttcacaaattcaatgtgacagggcagagtcctgcactgggtcgggtacccgcaaaaacagctgatttgcaggtggtttttgaaaaaatattttttcccgggttcggatctgggtggGAAAAATAACATGTGGGTCGgatcgcgggttttagataaacacatcagtcattagttcggtaaactacagataactatcttggtcattatttactctctgaggatcgcctccgctatttcgcaacggtcattggttcagctgttgacacgcgtttcaccatctaataacacaatttgtgattggacgacagaatcaacatggctgccaccgtctaacaagcgccgcttccaaaacagtaaataattatttaggtatttgagaaataagtggataaaacgtacaactatcactttataatgtttctgaagtgtttccctgatggattacttctctcctcgatggattctaaaaacacgtgacggctcgtaactgctgaacgtcgctctggacagaaagtaagtctattattacacatgtaaagttcctttacatagattaaaagtttaaaagcattaaacgtaacaaacgagtgcttttacactcgtatgggagaagaacacagagggttgatgatggagctgaagtcaggtttttattgtgagagctgcttcattcaggtc
This DNA window, taken from Epinephelus moara isolate mb chromosome 6, YSFRI_EMoa_1.0, whole genome shotgun sequence, encodes the following:
- the LOC126391667 gene encoding dendritic cell-specific transmembrane protein, which encodes MKKSRNLLLTAGTSLVVLRNIRNTLENLTGLVGSMICNLKAKKAAIIAPFSNYVKLLKWLGNMLKGVTDLGVVNLDSKLKVSPRLESEKLKGKLIEAEQQLNETVKYMQYLMNTVSSVTDKMFPAISFLVLMMFIALYIKKYCNDMKYQNRFVSSRFVRFDEKQKAEGKPHILPLTPEEEKLYTAVPSARPTTREGRTMLKFGVPVVSHFGIATLIGIPFGEETHQKDFSYSVTLFEKQCLPKPKLLLYNSVVPLAAILLTLLIMALMAAKVAQLRLMVCEQFFSTAAEQRVQYLHAKILRKRLKKRKEKNNCSSTSLYFKAHFWCPLLFRPKEDPQSIV
- the rims2a gene encoding regulating synaptic membrane exocytosis protein 4 isoform X1, whose protein sequence is MGRQGHDTSAAAPGMRIQRSQSKMSLSASFEALAVYFPCMNSFDEEDGEAGGKKLRSTIQRSTETGLAVEMRSRMTRQASRESTDGSMNSYSSEGNLIFPGVRLSSDAQFSDFLDGLGPAQLVGRQTLATPPMGDIQIGMVEKKGALEVEVIRARGLVGKPGSKALPAPYVKVYLLENGVCIAKKKTKVARKTLDPLYQQQLPFEESPGGKVLQVIVWGDYGRMDHKSFMGAVQILLDELDLSNMVIGWFKLFPPSSLVDPTLAPLTRRASQSSLDSFSRS